The following are from one region of the Mesorhizobium sp. B2-8-5 genome:
- the mnmE gene encoding tRNA uridine-5-carboxymethylaminomethyl(34) synthesis GTPase MnmE, whose protein sequence is MASKDSIVALSSGRLPAGLAVIRVSGPKTRFVVETIAGAVKDRFTTLRKLKAADGSVIDHGLVLFFPGPGSFTGEDVAEFQVHGSRAVAAKMLETITGFEGVRHAEPGEFTRRAFLNGKFDLVETEALADLVNAETEAQRRFALRNAEGTQSELYSSWRRRLIHARAMIEAEIDFADEEDVPGSVSGAVWSDVSAMIGEIDRHVEGFKAAEIIRDGFEVVILGAPNAGKSSLFNALARRDAAIVTDEPGTTRDLLEVSMDLNGLKVRIVDTAGLRDAAGKVESIGIERARTRAGEADLILLLEDMADPVPVGDVASGAPLLRVGTKSDIAGVGAGAYDLAISSRDGTGLGALLDEIGARAAKTAGDASEVLPSRLRHVELLKETTDFLRAALAGHSQELRAEELRLAADRLGRIIGAVDVEDLLDVIFSQFCIGK, encoded by the coding sequence ATGGCTTCGAAGGATTCGATCGTAGCGCTGTCCAGCGGCCGCCTGCCTGCCGGGCTTGCCGTCATCCGCGTCTCTGGCCCGAAGACTCGATTCGTGGTCGAAACGATTGCGGGCGCCGTTAAGGACCGGTTTACCACGTTGCGCAAGCTCAAGGCCGCGGACGGCTCGGTCATCGATCACGGGCTTGTCCTGTTCTTTCCAGGGCCCGGCAGCTTCACCGGCGAGGATGTCGCCGAGTTCCAGGTCCATGGCAGCCGCGCCGTTGCGGCCAAGATGCTGGAGACGATCACGGGCTTCGAAGGCGTGAGGCATGCCGAGCCTGGCGAATTCACCCGGCGCGCTTTTCTCAACGGCAAGTTCGACCTGGTCGAGACCGAGGCGCTCGCCGATCTGGTCAATGCCGAGACGGAAGCGCAGCGCCGCTTCGCCTTGCGCAACGCGGAAGGCACGCAGAGCGAGCTCTATTCGAGCTGGCGCCGCCGGCTGATCCATGCGCGCGCCATGATCGAGGCGGAAATAGACTTCGCCGACGAAGAAGACGTGCCGGGTTCCGTTTCGGGAGCGGTCTGGTCCGACGTGTCGGCAATGATCGGTGAGATCGATCGGCATGTTGAAGGCTTCAAGGCAGCCGAGATCATCCGCGACGGGTTCGAGGTTGTGATCCTCGGCGCGCCGAATGCCGGCAAGTCCAGCCTGTTCAACGCGCTGGCTAGGCGCGACGCAGCGATCGTCACCGACGAACCGGGCACGACTCGCGATTTGCTCGAGGTCTCCATGGACCTCAACGGGCTGAAGGTGCGGATTGTCGACACGGCCGGCCTGCGGGACGCCGCGGGCAAGGTCGAATCGATAGGCATCGAGCGTGCCAGGACCAGGGCCGGGGAGGCAGACCTGATCCTGCTGTTGGAGGACATGGCTGACCCTGTTCCGGTCGGCGATGTTGCGAGCGGGGCGCCGTTGCTGCGTGTCGGGACGAAGTCCGATATCGCCGGTGTCGGCGCTGGCGCTTATGATCTGGCGATCTCTTCCAGGGACGGCACCGGGCTCGGCGCTCTTCTCGACGAGATCGGAGCCCGTGCCGCCAAGACAGCCGGGGACGCGAGTGAAGTCCTCCCGTCGAGGCTGCGGCACGTCGAGCTGCTCAAGGAGACGACGGACTTCTTGCGAGCGGCGTTGGCCGGACACAGCCAGGAACTGAGGGCCGAGGAATTACGATTGGCGGCGGATCGCCTCGGCCGGATCATCGGCGCGGTCGATGTCGAGGATCTGCTCGACGTCATCTTTTCGCAGTTCTGCATCGGTAAATGA
- a CDS encoding Maf-like protein — MAEKIILASGSPYRKAVLVNAGLDIEAVPANVDERALEAPLKDSGASPEDVASILAEAKATEVSERKPGALVLGCDQTLSLGDEVFHKPADMESARRHLLTLSGKTHQLNSAAVLCRDGEVLWRHVGVASLTMRKLDPAFIGRHLALVGAKALSSVGAYQIEGEGIQLFEKIEGDYFTIVGLPLLPVLKELRALGAIDG, encoded by the coding sequence ATGGCCGAGAAAATCATCCTCGCTTCAGGCAGTCCCTACCGCAAGGCGGTGCTCGTCAATGCCGGCCTCGACATCGAGGCGGTGCCGGCAAATGTCGACGAGCGCGCGCTCGAGGCTCCGCTGAAGGACAGCGGCGCTTCGCCCGAGGATGTCGCGTCGATCCTGGCCGAGGCCAAGGCGACCGAGGTCAGCGAGCGCAAGCCAGGCGCCCTGGTGCTCGGCTGCGACCAGACCCTGTCGCTGGGCGACGAGGTCTTTCACAAGCCCGCCGACATGGAAAGCGCGCGGCGTCATCTCCTAACGTTGTCGGGTAAGACTCATCAGCTCAACAGCGCCGCCGTGCTTTGCCGCGACGGCGAGGTGCTGTGGCGCCATGTCGGCGTTGCCAGCCTCACCATGCGCAAGCTCGATCCCGCCTTCATCGGCCGGCATCTGGCGCTGGTCGGCGCCAAGGCGCTGTCCAGCGTCGGCGCCTACCAGATCGAGGGCGAGGGCATCCAGCTGTTCGAGAAGATCGAGGGCGATTATTTCACCATTGTCGGCCTGCCGCTTTTGCCGGTGCTGAAGGAGCTGCGCGCATTGGGAGCCATCGATGGCTGA
- a CDS encoding shikimate dehydrogenase, whose translation MAEKKAFVAGHPIAHSRSPKIHGHWLAQYGIDGSYEAIDVAPDDFASFLKALADNGFRGGNVTIPHKEAAFASVARRDHAADAIGAVNTLWFEDGILCGGNTDGYGFAANLDQYAPGWAANGPAVVLGAGGASRAVIHALKERAVKDIRIVNRTLARAEELGRHFGAGISAHGADALGELLADAGLLINTTSLGMHGNETLAADPGALPDHAIVTDIVYVPLETPLLAAARARGLKTVDGLGMLLHQAVPGFERWFGRKPDVTSELRSVIVADIGGH comes from the coding sequence ATGGCTGAGAAAAAGGCCTTCGTCGCGGGACATCCGATCGCGCATTCGCGCTCGCCGAAGATCCATGGCCATTGGCTGGCGCAATACGGCATCGACGGCAGCTATGAAGCGATCGACGTCGCGCCGGATGATTTCGCGTCCTTCCTGAAGGCGCTTGCCGACAATGGTTTTCGCGGCGGCAATGTCACCATCCCGCACAAGGAGGCGGCCTTCGCCAGCGTCGCCCGCCGCGATCATGCGGCCGACGCGATCGGCGCGGTCAACACCTTGTGGTTCGAGGATGGCATTCTGTGTGGCGGCAACACCGACGGCTACGGCTTTGCCGCCAACCTCGACCAATATGCGCCCGGCTGGGCGGCCAATGGCCCGGCCGTGGTGCTCGGCGCCGGCGGGGCTTCGCGCGCGGTCATCCATGCGCTGAAGGAGCGCGCGGTGAAGGATATCCGCATCGTCAACCGAACGCTCGCGAGAGCCGAGGAACTCGGGCGCCATTTTGGCGCCGGGATCTCGGCGCATGGCGCCGATGCGCTCGGCGAGCTGCTTGCCGATGCCGGCCTGCTCATCAACACCACTTCGCTCGGCATGCATGGCAATGAAACCTTGGCCGCCGATCCGGGCGCGTTGCCGGACCACGCCATCGTCACCGACATTGTCTATGTGCCGCTGGAGACGCCTTTGCTCGCCGCCGCCAGGGCGCGTGGCCTGAAGACCGTCGATGGTCTCGGCATGCTTCTGCATCAGGCGGTGCCCGGTTTCGAACGCTGGTTCGGCCGGAAACCCGACGTTACGTCCGAGCTGCGAAGCGTGATCGTCGCCGATATCGGGGGCCATTGA
- a CDS encoding pyruvate, water dikinase regulatory protein produces the protein MNKPQSFFHLHLISDATGETLLAAGRAASAQYKDARAIEHIYPLIRTEKQIAKVFEDIEEEPGIILYTVVDQKLARSIDERCAAMGLPCVSVLEPVLTVFQSYLGTPAGRRVGAQHVLDAEYFRRIDALNFTMEHDDGQLPANMDDADIVLIGISRTSKTPTSIYLANRGIKTANIPIVLGVPLPESLIAARTPLVVGLIATAERISHVRQNRILGNSAAFVPTAYVDRAAINEELAYARQLCTRHGWPMIDVSRRSIEETAAAIVALRGKTR, from the coding sequence GTGAACAAACCTCAGAGCTTCTTCCACCTGCATCTGATCTCCGACGCCACCGGCGAGACGCTACTGGCGGCCGGCCGCGCGGCGTCGGCGCAATACAAGGATGCGCGCGCCATCGAGCACATCTATCCGCTGATCCGCACGGAAAAGCAGATCGCCAAGGTCTTCGAGGATATCGAGGAAGAGCCCGGCATCATTCTCTATACGGTGGTCGACCAGAAGCTGGCGCGCTCGATCGACGAGCGCTGCGCGGCGATGGGCCTGCCTTGCGTGTCGGTGCTGGAGCCGGTGCTGACGGTCTTCCAGTCCTATCTCGGCACGCCGGCCGGCCGGCGCGTCGGCGCCCAGCACGTGCTCGACGCCGAATATTTCCGCCGCATCGATGCCTTGAACTTCACCATGGAGCATGATGACGGCCAGCTGCCGGCCAATATGGACGATGCCGATATCGTGCTGATCGGCATATCGCGCACCTCGAAGACGCCGACCAGCATCTATCTTGCCAATCGCGGCATCAAGACCGCCAACATCCCGATCGTGCTCGGCGTGCCGCTGCCCGAAAGCCTGATCGCCGCCAGGACGCCCTTGGTCGTCGGCCTGATCGCCACGGCCGAACGCATCTCGCATGTGAGGCAAAATCGCATCCTCGGCAACAGCGCCGCCTTTGTGCCGACCGCCTATGTCGACCGCGCCGCCATCAACGAGGAGCTCGCCTATGCCCGCCAGCTCTGCACGCGGCATGGCTGGCCGATGATCGATGTCAGCCGCCGCTCCATCGAGGAAACGGCGGCCGCCATCGTTGCCCTGCGGGGAAAGACGCGCTAA
- a CDS encoding thioredoxin domain-containing protein, protein MPSPPIVTLPARNLLAKEASPYLQQHSDNPVHWRGWSPAALAEAKQLGRPILLSIGYAACHWCHVMAHESFENDAVAAVMNRLYVNIKVDREERPDIDQIYMAALHAMGEQGGWPLTMFLTPDGKPFWGGTYFPREARYGRPGFIQVLEAVHKAWREKRQSLAESADGLTAHVEQRLAGATGKAVLDRGTLADLATRIDGMIDRELGGLKGAPKFPNAPFMHALWLSWLRNGQAEHRDAVQLSLEKMLAGGIYDHVGGGLSRYSTDAEWLVPHFEKMLYDNAQLIRLCNWAHAATGNDLFRVRIEETVGWLLREMLVEGGAFAASLDADSDGEEGLFYTWNREEVEAALGDDASTFFRYFELAAPHGWEGKPIIRQTEAQQSQGIADYRQLVPLKAKLLAVREQRIRPGRDGKALTDWNGLMIAALAEAGRSLGRREWIDAAAKAFAHIVKASQDGRLPHSMLGAKRLFPALSSDYAAMTNAAIALFEATGDPIYSDRARQFIGELERWHLDDEKTGYWLTASDSGDVPIRIRGDVDEAIPSATSQIVEALVRLSSLTGDLDLWEKAWTAAEHAMGRASQLAYGQAGIVNACALALEPLKLVIIDRQDSPNLVPVANRNPDPRRVDIVVPIGTEANRPLLPGGVLPPTDKTGAWFCSGQVCLPVLTDAGELEKLLRRS, encoded by the coding sequence ATGCCGAGCCCGCCCATCGTGACCTTGCCCGCGCGAAACCTGCTTGCCAAAGAGGCCAGCCCCTATCTGCAGCAGCACAGCGACAATCCCGTGCATTGGCGCGGCTGGTCGCCCGCTGCCCTTGCCGAAGCCAAGCAACTCGGGCGGCCGATCCTGCTCTCCATCGGCTACGCCGCCTGCCACTGGTGCCATGTCATGGCGCATGAGAGCTTCGAGAACGACGCCGTGGCGGCCGTCATGAACCGGCTCTACGTGAATATCAAGGTCGATCGCGAGGAACGGCCGGACATCGACCAGATCTATATGGCCGCGCTCCATGCCATGGGCGAGCAGGGCGGCTGGCCGCTGACCATGTTCCTGACGCCCGATGGCAAGCCTTTCTGGGGCGGCACCTATTTCCCGCGCGAGGCGCGTTACGGAAGGCCGGGCTTCATCCAGGTGCTGGAGGCGGTCCACAAGGCCTGGCGCGAAAAACGGCAGAGCCTCGCCGAAAGCGCGGACGGGCTGACCGCCCATGTCGAGCAGCGCCTTGCCGGCGCGACGGGCAAGGCCGTGCTCGACCGCGGCACGCTGGCCGATCTCGCGACCCGCATCGACGGCATGATCGACCGCGAACTCGGCGGTTTGAAGGGCGCGCCAAAATTCCCCAACGCGCCGTTCATGCACGCGCTTTGGCTGTCCTGGCTGCGGAACGGCCAGGCGGAACATCGCGATGCCGTGCAGCTGAGCCTCGAAAAAATGCTCGCCGGCGGCATCTACGATCATGTCGGCGGCGGCCTAAGCCGCTACTCGACCGACGCCGAATGGCTGGTGCCGCATTTCGAGAAGATGCTTTACGACAACGCCCAGCTCATTCGCCTGTGCAACTGGGCCCATGCCGCCACCGGGAACGACTTGTTCCGGGTACGAATCGAAGAAACCGTCGGTTGGCTGCTGCGCGAGATGCTGGTCGAAGGCGGCGCCTTCGCCGCCAGCCTCGATGCCGACAGCGACGGGGAGGAGGGGCTTTTCTACACATGGAACCGCGAGGAGGTCGAAGCCGCGCTCGGCGACGATGCGTCGACCTTCTTCCGGTATTTCGAGCTGGCCGCCCCGCATGGCTGGGAAGGCAAGCCGATCATTCGCCAAACCGAAGCACAGCAAAGTCAGGGCATCGCCGACTATCGTCAGCTCGTGCCGCTGAAGGCCAAGCTGCTGGCCGTCCGCGAACAGCGGATCAGGCCTGGCCGCGACGGCAAGGCGCTCACCGACTGGAACGGCCTGATGATCGCGGCCCTCGCCGAGGCGGGCCGCTCACTTGGGCGCCGTGAGTGGATCGATGCCGCAGCCAAGGCTTTCGCCCATATCGTCAAGGCCAGCCAGGATGGCCGCCTGCCGCATTCCATGCTCGGCGCGAAGAGACTGTTCCCGGCGCTGTCCAGCGACTATGCCGCCATGACCAACGCGGCGATCGCGCTGTTCGAGGCGACCGGCGATCCGATCTATTCCGATCGCGCCAGGCAGTTCATCGGCGAACTCGAGCGCTGGCACCTGGATGACGAAAAGACCGGCTACTGGCTGACGGCGTCGGACAGCGGCGACGTTCCGATCCGCATCCGCGGCGATGTCGACGAGGCGATCCCGTCGGCCACCAGCCAGATCGTCGAGGCGCTGGTGCGGCTGTCGTCGCTCACCGGCGACCTCGATCTCTGGGAAAAGGCCTGGACGGCCGCCGAGCACGCCATGGGCCGCGCGTCCCAGCTGGCCTATGGCCAAGCCGGTATCGTCAACGCCTGCGCCCTGGCGCTCGAGCCATTGAAGCTCGTGATCATAGATAGGCAAGATTCCCCAAACCTCGTTCCGGTTGCGAATCGGAATCCCGATCCACGCCGGGTGGACATCGTCGTGCCGATCGGAACGGAAGCGAATCGACCGCTATTGCCGGGCGGCGTGCTGCCGCCGACGGACAAGACAGGCGCCTGGTTCTGCAGCGGGCAGGTGTGTCTGCCGGTGCTGACGGATGCGGGTGAGTTGGAGAAGTTGCTGCGGCGAAGCTAA
- the coaE gene encoding dephospho-CoA kinase (Dephospho-CoA kinase (CoaE) performs the final step in coenzyme A biosynthesis.) translates to MIVLGLTGSIGMGKSATAKMFAEAGVPVHDSDETVHRLYSGKAAPLVEAAFPGTTQAGVVDRVKLAGKVLADPDALKKLEAIVHPLVRADADAFLAKHRAAGAPLAVLDIPLLFETGGRGRVDKVVVVTASPEIQRERVLARPGMSAEKFSSILAKQVPDAEKRRQADFIIDTGHGFDAARKAVEAIVAELAGDKKETPPS, encoded by the coding sequence ATGATCGTGCTCGGCCTTACCGGATCGATCGGCATGGGAAAGTCGGCGACGGCGAAAATGTTCGCCGAGGCCGGCGTGCCGGTGCATGATTCCGACGAGACCGTGCATCGCCTCTATTCCGGCAAGGCCGCCCCCCTGGTCGAGGCGGCCTTCCCGGGCACGACGCAGGCAGGCGTGGTCGACCGCGTCAAGCTCGCCGGAAAAGTGCTCGCCGATCCGGACGCGCTGAAGAAGCTCGAGGCAATCGTCCATCCGCTGGTGCGCGCCGATGCCGACGCGTTCCTGGCCAAACACCGCGCCGCCGGCGCGCCGCTCGCCGTGCTCGACATCCCGCTTTTGTTCGAGACCGGCGGCCGCGGCCGCGTCGACAAGGTCGTGGTCGTCACCGCCTCGCCCGAAATCCAGCGTGAACGCGTGCTCGCCAGGCCGGGCATGAGCGCGGAGAAGTTTTCGTCGATCCTCGCCAAGCAGGTGCCCGACGCCGAAAAGCGCCGCCAGGCCGATTTCATCATCGACACTGGCCACGGCTTCGATGCCGCTCGAAAGGCGGTCGAGGCGATCGTCGCCGAACTGGCGGGGGATAAGAAGGAGACACCACCCTCCTGA
- the rho gene encoding transcription termination factor Rho, translating to MQEMKLAEFKNKKPPELIAYAESLEVENASVMRKQELMFAILKKLAAQDIEIIGDGVVEVLQDGFGFLRSANANYLPGPDDIYISPSQIRRFSLKTGDTVEGPIRSPKEGERYFALLKVNTINFDDPEKIRHKIHFDNLTPLYPTKRLKMEIDNSTSKDISPRVIDLVAPIGKGQRALINAQPRTGKTVLMQNIAHSITANHPECYLIVLLIDERPEEVTDMQRSVKGEVISSTFDEPAARHVQVAEMVIEKAKRLVEHGRDVVILLDSITRLGRAYNTVVPSSGKVLTGGVDANALQRPKRFFGAARNIEEGGSLTIIATALIDTGSRMDEVIFEEFKGTGNCEIQLDRKVADKRIYPAMDILKSGTRKEDLLVPRADLQKIFVLRRILAPMGTTDAIEFLIDKLKQTKTNADFFDSMNT from the coding sequence ATGCAAGAAATGAAACTCGCAGAGTTCAAGAACAAGAAGCCGCCAGAGCTGATCGCCTATGCCGAATCGCTCGAGGTGGAGAACGCCAGCGTCATGCGCAAGCAGGAGCTGATGTTCGCGATCCTGAAGAAGCTCGCCGCCCAGGACATCGAGATCATCGGCGACGGCGTGGTCGAGGTGCTGCAGGACGGTTTCGGCTTCCTGCGCTCCGCCAACGCAAACTACCTGCCGGGTCCCGACGACATCTACATCTCGCCGTCGCAGATCAGGCGCTTTTCGCTCAAGACCGGCGATACGGTCGAAGGGCCGATCCGCAGCCCGAAAGAGGGCGAGCGCTATTTCGCGCTGCTCAAGGTCAACACCATCAATTTCGACGATCCCGAAAAGATCCGTCACAAGATCCACTTCGACAATCTGACGCCGCTCTATCCGACCAAGCGGCTGAAGATGGAGATCGACAATTCGACCTCCAAGGACATCTCGCCGCGCGTGATCGACCTGGTCGCGCCGATCGGCAAGGGCCAGCGCGCGCTGATCAACGCGCAGCCGCGCACCGGCAAGACGGTGCTGATGCAGAACATCGCCCATTCGATCACCGCCAACCATCCGGAATGCTATCTGATCGTGCTTTTGATCGACGAGCGTCCGGAGGAAGTGACCGACATGCAGCGCTCGGTTAAGGGCGAGGTCATCTCCTCGACCTTCGACGAGCCGGCGGCGCGCCACGTGCAAGTCGCCGAAATGGTGATCGAGAAGGCCAAGCGCCTGGTCGAGCACGGCCGCGACGTGGTCATTCTGCTCGATTCGATCACGCGTCTCGGCCGCGCCTACAACACCGTCGTGCCGTCATCCGGCAAGGTGCTGACCGGCGGTGTCGACGCCAACGCGCTGCAGCGCCCCAAGCGCTTCTTCGGCGCCGCCCGCAACATCGAGGAAGGCGGCTCGCTGACCATCATCGCCACCGCGCTGATCGATACGGGCAGCCGCATGGACGAAGTCATCTTCGAAGAGTTCAAGGGCACCGGCAACTGCGAAATCCAGCTCGACCGCAAGGTGGCCGACAAGCGCATCTACCCGGCGATGGACATCCTCAAGTCGGGTACCCGCAAGGAGGACCTGCTGGTGCCGCGCGCGGACCTGCAGAAGATCTTCGTGCTGCGCCGCATCCTCGCGCCGATGGGCACGACCGACGCGATCGAGTTCCTCATCGACAAGCTCAAGCAGACCAAGACCAACGCGGACTTCTTTGATTCGATGAATACGTAG
- the dnaQ gene encoding DNA polymerase III subunit epsilon, translating to MREIIFDTETTGLDLRDDRIIELGGIELVNRFPTGRTFHKFINPQGRAIHAEAQAVHGISAADLVGKPTFAEIAQEWLDFTDGAKLIAHNATFDIGFLNIEFSRLDQAAIDPGRIVDTLALARRKHPMGPNSLDALCRRYGIDNTRRTKHGALLDSELLAEVYIELIGGKQAALVLEAVAVRMNGAGEVADIDISIGARPIALPSRLSEADRAAHAGLVSTLGEKALWLKVAVG from the coding sequence ATGCGTGAGATCATCTTCGATACGGAAACCACCGGCCTCGATTTGCGCGACGACCGCATCATCGAGCTCGGCGGCATCGAGCTGGTCAACCGCTTCCCGACTGGCCGCACCTTCCACAAATTCATCAATCCGCAAGGGCGCGCCATCCATGCCGAGGCGCAGGCCGTGCATGGCATCAGCGCCGCCGACCTTGTCGGCAAGCCGACCTTCGCCGAAATCGCGCAGGAATGGCTGGACTTCACCGACGGCGCCAAGTTGATCGCCCACAACGCCACCTTCGATATCGGCTTCCTCAATATCGAGTTCAGCCGGCTCGACCAGGCGGCCATCGATCCCGGCCGCATCGTCGACACGCTGGCGCTCGCGCGCCGCAAGCATCCGATGGGGCCGAACTCGCTCGATGCGCTTTGCCGTCGTTACGGCATCGACAACACCCGCCGCACCAAGCACGGCGCGCTGCTCGACTCCGAACTGCTGGCCGAGGTCTATATCGAACTGATCGGCGGCAAGCAGGCGGCGCTGGTGCTCGAGGCCGTGGCGGTGCGGATGAACGGCGCCGGCGAGGTGGCCGACATCGACATCTCGATCGGCGCCCGGCCGATCGCCCTGCCGTCGCGGTTGAGCGAAGCGGATCGCGCGGCGCATGCCGGGCTGGTTTCGACGCTGGGTGAAAAGGCGCTGTGGCTGAAAGTGGCGGTCGGTTGA
- the hemE gene encoding uroporphyrinogen decarboxylase yields the protein MAAKRIMLDVLKGETVAPPPLWMMRQAGRYLPEYRETRKRAGSFLDLCYDPDLAVEVTLQPIERFGFDASILFSDILVVPNALGRDVRFEEGRGPILKPISASEIPALDGGMFHVNLEPVYETVRRLRVKLPDETTLLGFCGAPWTVATYMIAGHGTPDQGPARLFAYREPEAFARLLKILADHSAAYLIRQIEAGADAVQIFDSWSGVLDEPSFEAFCVEPVAEIVRQVKAAHPNVPVIGFPKGAGERYRDYRRKTGITGLGLDWTVPLSMAKDLQRDGAVQGNLDPLRLVAGGKALADGVDAILRTLGGGPLIFNLGHGITPETPVAHVEAMVKMVRSRR from the coding sequence ATGGCTGCGAAACGGATCATGCTGGACGTCCTCAAGGGCGAGACGGTTGCACCGCCGCCGCTCTGGATGATGCGTCAGGCGGGCCGCTATCTTCCCGAATACCGGGAGACCAGGAAGCGGGCCGGATCCTTCCTCGATCTCTGCTACGACCCGGACCTTGCCGTCGAGGTGACGCTGCAGCCGATCGAACGCTTCGGCTTCGACGCCTCGATCCTGTTCTCCGACATTCTCGTCGTGCCCAACGCCTTGGGTCGGGATGTCCGCTTCGAAGAGGGCCGCGGCCCGATCCTGAAGCCGATCTCGGCATCGGAGATTCCCGCGCTGGACGGCGGTATGTTTCACGTGAATCTCGAACCGGTCTACGAGACGGTGCGCCGGTTGCGCGTAAAACTGCCCGACGAGACGACGCTGCTCGGCTTCTGCGGAGCGCCCTGGACGGTGGCGACCTATATGATTGCCGGGCACGGCACGCCCGACCAGGGCCCTGCCCGGCTTTTCGCCTATCGCGAGCCCGAGGCCTTCGCACGGCTTCTGAAGATTCTGGCCGACCACTCGGCCGCCTATCTCATTCGCCAGATCGAAGCCGGCGCCGATGCGGTGCAGATTTTCGATTCGTGGTCGGGCGTGCTGGACGAACCATCCTTCGAGGCCTTCTGCGTCGAGCCGGTGGCCGAGATCGTCCGGCAGGTGAAGGCGGCTCACCCGAACGTGCCAGTGATCGGCTTTCCGAAGGGCGCCGGCGAGCGCTATCGCGACTACAGGAGGAAGACCGGCATCACCGGTCTCGGCCTCGACTGGACCGTGCCGCTGTCGATGGCGAAGGACTTGCAACGCGACGGAGCGGTGCAAGGCAATCTCGATCCGCTGCGCCTGGTCGCCGGCGGCAAGGCGCTGGCCGACGGCGTCGATGCGATTCTAAGAACGTTGGGTGGTGGACCGCTGATCTTCAATCTCGGCCACGGCATCACGCCGGAGACGCCGGTGGCGCATGTCGAGGCGATGGTGAAAATGGTGAGGAGCCGCCGATGA
- the hemJ gene encoding protoporphyrinogen oxidase HemJ has protein sequence MSNENSASSGNSTGQAMKRMAIGIAVLVMLSALLYFVAGDGFYPWAKAIHVIAVIAWMAGMLYLPRLFVYHVDAEKGSVQSETFKVMERRLLRGIINPAMIVTWVFGLWLAWKGFGFQGGWLHAKIALVLALSGLHGYLAAAVRKFAEDKNEKPARHWRIVNEIPTLLMIVIVILVIVKPF, from the coding sequence ATGAGCAACGAGAACAGCGCGAGCAGTGGGAACAGCACTGGCCAGGCGATGAAGCGCATGGCGATCGGCATTGCCGTGCTCGTCATGCTGAGCGCGCTGCTCTATTTCGTGGCGGGCGACGGCTTCTACCCCTGGGCCAAGGCGATCCATGTGATTGCCGTCATCGCCTGGATGGCCGGCATGCTCTATCTGCCGCGGCTCTTCGTCTATCACGTCGATGCCGAGAAAGGCTCGGTGCAGTCCGAGACCTTCAAGGTGATGGAACGCCGGCTGCTGCGGGGCATCATCAATCCGGCGATGATCGTGACCTGGGTGTTCGGGCTTTGGCTGGCCTGGAAGGGCTTTGGCTTCCAGGGCGGTTGGCTGCACGCCAAGATCGCGCTGGTGCTCGCCTTGTCGGGGCTGCATGGCTATCTCGCCGCGGCGGTCAGGAAATTCGCCGAGGACAAGAACGAAAAACCAGCGCGGCACTGGCGGATCGTCAACGAGATCCCCACATTGCTGATGATCGTCATCGTCATCCTGGTCATCGTGAAGCCGTTTTAG